A genomic window from Emys orbicularis isolate rEmyOrb1 chromosome 8, rEmyOrb1.hap1, whole genome shotgun sequence includes:
- the LOC135882708 gene encoding cytochrome b-c1 complex subunit 8 has protein sequence MGGLFGNLERVRHVITYSLSPFEQRAFPNYFTKGIPNVWRRFRSQVFRVAPPFVVAYVVYTWGNEEFERLKRKNPADFENDE, from the exons ATGGGTGGCCTTTTTGGAAACTTGGAAAGAGTGAGGCATGTGATCACTTACAGCTTGTCTCCATTCGAGCAGAGGGCATTCCCTAACTACTTCACCAAAGGAATTCCAAATGTATGGAGGCGATTTCGTTCACAGGTCTTCAGGGTAGCTCCTC ctTTTGTGGTGGCCTATGTTGTTTACACCTGGGGGAACGAAGAATTTGAGCGACTGAAAAGGAAGAACCCTGCTGACTTTGAAAATGATGAGTAA